The Ciona intestinalis unplaced genomic scaffold, KH HT001094.1, whole genome shotgun sequence region TTTTGTTTCAAGCATGGTTCTAACTTCAACGCTTTTTGAAAACAGGTTCCACACTTTGTTGTTCATTTTCTCATTAATAATGAAACCGAGGCATTCCTCATAATCACCCATCTTCAAGGCTTTTGCGGCTGCTACAACATGCTCCCTCATGTTATCTGGTGGCCCAAGCAAAGATTGCCGTTCACTGACTCGAAGTTGGTGGTGAAACTGCTTGGAAATCATTCTTCTTCTTGCATCAAACTCGTGTGCAGCAACATATGGTATCTCAAGCAGCATTGCAGACACCAGGTATACACACTCCAGCAATTCCAGGTTAATATGCATGTGAAAGGGAATTTGCCGACGCTTTTCCACCTTTTCTTGCTCTGGTGAGATTCTCTCTCCTTGCCTTTGCAAAAGCAGGCCTTGTGCAAGTAATTCTTTTGCTCTTCCAGTAGATTGTATGTCAACTAGAGCGTTGTGAGCCTCTCGCATCAAACCTTGCCTGAACGCACAAAGGCCTAGCTGAACCATTGTGCGATTGTATGCAATTTGTGTTGGAACATCTGAGTAGTTGATGGTTTCTTGTAGATGAGACATGAGCATCAAATCCCTTGCTTCATACCAGCGATCATGTAGTGAGTGATGGTAGATATGATGTAGAATGGCTCTTGTGCGAATTCTGTCAGATGAATCTTTTGTGTATATGTACTGACATAGCGTGCTCATTAACTGAGTTGAATCCAGGCTTTCTTCTGTTTCTGGTTCCTCATCAGAAGTTTTCTCTTCTGCAACCGCACCTTCTGCAGTGTTGCGATCATACTTGTAATACACGTATTCAATAAGCAGCAAATATGAGCTGCAGATATCCTGGGAGCTTCCAATCCTTTCCACATATCCCTTTAGCTTGTTGATCACACGTACAATGTGACTTTCTTCACGTAAATGCTTCACATAATCAGTTGAATGAGCATCTGCAGTTTGCAAGATCTTAATATACTCGCTATGTAGTTTCTCCACAAGAGTGACTGGACTTCCACAAAGTCTATAACCTGCTTCTTTGTCAGAAACATTCTCAGACTCCTGTGAAATATGTTCGGCCACCACGATGTCTGGATTTTCTTGTAGTAGATCCAATACTTCTTCCACATACTTTAACACCTCTGCCCATGGTTCAGATTTCATGCAGTCTAGTATTTTGGAATTATAATCAAACAAAGAAGCAATGATGTCAAATGTAAGGCGAACAGTTAAAGCAATTCCTAAATTATTTTCCTCAGCTATTTGCCGCAGTTGTTTCAACAAATCAAATTGATCTTTTCTAACAGTAGATCTTCGACCACGATTCAGGATGATTTCGTTCAACTTTTTCATAACCACAGGATGGGTGATCTCAGTTCCTTTCTCAAACAGAGCTGTGACTTTAGCGACTTTTCCACCTCCTTTAACCTCCTCCCAGTCATCATCGGTCTTCTTTTTACTCTTCGATTGCTGCACTCGCTCCTTTTTCTTTGACTTTTCATCATCTTTTCCGGCGGTCTTTTTTAGGAAATAATCAGCAGTGAGTTGCCTCGCTCCGATACCTCCCTCATCCGATTCATCTGAGGTTGAATCATCATCGAACCCCCAGTCAGAGTCATCACTATCGTCATCTTTATCCTGCAAAGGTTCGGGTTCCTCCAACTGTGCAACTTTTACAGGAGAACCAAGAAATGTTGGAGCATCATTTTCCTCCACGTGCTTCTCTGGAACATGCTCTTCTTCCTCATCAGGATGCAGTCTGTAATCCTCCACTTCTTTTTCAAAATCCCTCAGATATTTCCTCAGCTTCTGCCTCAAAGCTCCAAGACTCTTTGAATTCAACTTGCTCATCTTTTTCCTTCCCTCCTTATCCTGCCACAGCTCAGTGATGCAGTCTTCAGTCTCCACCAGgttttgaatataaaaccttGGAATTCCTTCCTTCAACACAACCGTCTTTGATTTGATATACAACTTGCAGAGATTGTCAAACTCGTCCATCAGCTTCGACATGTCTTTGATCTTCCTTGCGTTTCTCATCAGCTTAATGATGTTCTGTAGCTCCTCCCATCTCTTCTCCTTAGCACTCCTCACAACATGCTGGACCTCTTCTTCATCATCACTTAGAAGAAACTGTCGCTGGACTGTTGCTCTTGAAGACCTTGAAGGTGCTGGGGTCTCATCTTCCGAGGAGGATGAAACATCCGTATCACTGCTTGATTCAGCAGCAAAGAACTTTGACATACTTGTTTATGTTCAACAGAACTCAGCAAAGAATCTTATATTGGCTTGCAGTGCTGTGATtggaaaaacaattaataaacaaagtgaAATTATAATAGGTATAATAGgccaaatattaacaatatggCTACCTAACATACTATGTTAACCATTCATTTTATTTGCCAGACATAGTTTTAGTTCACTCTACAAGACATTGTCTTATTCTTTCTGTTAGTATATGCAATACGccgtaatatttaaagaacgtTTTGGGTAAAACTACTACAGCTAACGCAATAAAACGTTTATTTCTACATATAGttgaagtaaaataaacatctACTGTACTCTAAACCTTGATAATTAAACCAACTAACAGAATACGTGAATTTCTGAACACACGCCGTGAAAACCACGTGACTTCTGGGTGTCTGACGTAAAAGGAAGTTGTAACTATGATATcaaaaaagaaacatattCTAGAATCAGATACATAACGCGATAGTCAAATTCAGattattgtttgtataataccgattaaaattataaattatgagTTTATTTGAGTGTGTCTGAGATCTTTTAAGTAAAAGTGACAACCGCCACGTTGCTTAAATAATCAGGACTTCCTTTTACTAAAGTTGTTTAGTGAAGCGGAACTTTATTGCAGGAAACTTTACGTTATGAAGGAAACTTTACGTTTCTGTGGTGTGACTTTGCTTAACAGCTGTATAGCATTTTGATGAGTAAGAACTACTGCAGTACAAGTAGCGTTTCTGGTTGTTTATTCGCTTTGTTTTCAAAGAAAATGcgtctttattattttaacgtgtctgtaattttaaaagattggTTAATCTAAGTGTATTATAGTTAATGTATATTCCGTTTAACAGATTATACTTTAGTCAAAATGGACCATAATAGTTCACGTTTTGAACCTTACTACACAGAAGAGCAAAGAAGATACTCTCCTCCTCATGAAGAGTATTTCCAGGAGCGAGAGCATCAGTGGAACCAGCATGTTTCTCAAGGAAGT contains the following coding sequences:
- the LOC100184846 gene encoding eukaryotic translation initiation factor 3 subunit C — encoded protein: MSKFFAAESSSDTDVSSSSEDETPAPSRSSRATVQRQFLLSDDEEEVQHVVRSAKEKRWEELQNIIKLMRNARKIKDMSKLMDEFDNLCKLYIKSKTVVLKEGIPRFYIQNLVETEDCITELWQDKEGRKKMSKLNSKSLGALRQKLRKYLRDFEKEVEDYRLHPDEEEEHVPEKHVEENDAPTFLGSPVKVAQLEEPEPLQDKDDDSDDSDWGFDDDSTSDESDEGGIGARQLTADYFLKKTAGKDDEKSKKKERVQQSKSKKKTDDDWEEVKGGGKVAKVTALFEKGTEITHPVVMKKLNEIILNRGRRSTVRKDQFDLLKQLRQIAEENNLGIALTVRLTFDIIASLFDYNSKILDCMKSEPWAEVLKYVEEVLDLLQENPDIVVAEHISQESENVSDKEAGYRLCGSPVTLVEKLHSEYIKILQTADAHSTDYVKHLREESHIVRVINKLKGYVERIGSSQDICSSYLLLIEYVYYKYDRNTAEGAVAEEKTSDEEPETEESLDSTQLMSTLCQYIYTKDSSDRIRTRAILHHIYHHSLHDRWYEARDLMLMSHLQETINYSDVPTQIAYNRTMVQLGLCAFRQGLMREAHNALVDIQSTGRAKELLAQGLLLQRQGERISPEQEKVEKRRQIPFHMHINLELLECVYLVSAMLLEIPYVAAHEFDARRRMISKQFHHQLRVSERQSLLGPPDNMREHVVAAAKALKMGDYEECLGFIINEKMNNKVWNLFSKSVEVRTMLET